The following coding sequences lie in one Apium graveolens cultivar Ventura chromosome 1, ASM990537v1, whole genome shotgun sequence genomic window:
- the LOC141677990 gene encoding protein DEHYDRATION-INDUCED 19 homolog 4-like, which produces MAARSSPFQSDHFGEEDVEGNEELRPEYSCPFCEEDFDMVGLCCHMDENHAAETKNEVCPICDKKVGTDMVGHITTQHGSLLKISFAYIF; this is translated from the exons ATGGCTGCTAGGAGCTCTCCATTTCAATCAG ACCATTTTGGTGAAGAGGATGTGGAGGGGAATGAAGAGTTGAGGCCAGAGTATTCTTGCCCGTTTTGCGAGGAGGATTTCGATATGGTGGGACTTTGTTGTCATATGGATGAGAATCATGCTGCAGAAACTAAGAATGAG GTATGTCCGATCTGTGACAAGAAGGTGGGAACGGATATGGTTGGTCACATCACCACACAACATGGCAGTCTCCTAAAAATATCCTTTGcttatattttttaa
- the LOC141716292 gene encoding uncharacterized protein LOC141716292 — protein MELHGHPFTWERGRNTDNWLEIRLDRALVSPDWLDLFPMLKLYTIDGSPSDHSPIFLDPKMIESVRTKKRFRFENAWLSEPLCLQIVKDNWYFNKDDRITHKVQQCGEKLEIWGRETSEEIFWRQRSKQLWLQSGDKNTRYFHSSCTARRRTNRIHRLKNDNGNWVDWQQGLQSLIVNYYQDLFKSDQANIDEVTNCVHPRLSSAQNMDLMKEISDVEVKSAIFQMHPDKAPGPDGMTPAFF, from the exons ATGGAGCTACATGGCCATCCATTTACGTGGGAAAGAGGTCGTAACACTGATAACTGGTTGGAGATTCGTCTAGACAGAGCACTGGTATCGCCTGATTGGCTGGATCTTTTCCCTATGTTGAAGCTATATACGATTGATGGTTCCCCTTCTGATCATAGCCCAATATTCCTGGATCCTAAAATGATTGAGTCGGTGCGTACAAAAAAGCGCTTTCGCTTTGAAAATGCATGGTTGTCGGAGCCGTTGTGTCTTCAGATTGTAAAGGATAATTGGTACTTCAATAAAGATGACAGAATCACTCATAAGGTTCAACAATGTGGGGAAAAGCTAGAAATTTGGGGAAGAGAG ACCAGCGAGGAGATATTCTGGAGGCAACGATCGAAGCAACTATGGCTCCAATCTGGTGACAAAAACACGAGGTACTTCCACTCGTCTTGTACTGCCAGACGTCGCACAAACAGAATTCACAGGTTGAAAAATGATAATGGAAACTGGGTGGACTGGCAGCAGGGACTGCAGTCACTAATCGTGAATTATTATCAAGACCTGTTTAAATCTGATCAAGCCAATATTGACGAGGTCACCAATTGTGTGCATCCACGCCTTTCTAGTGCTCAGAACATGGACCTCATGAAGGAAATCTCAGATGTAGAAGTCAAGTCAGCAATCTTTCAGATGCATCCGGACAAAGCCCCGGGGCCTGATGGCATGACACCGGcttttttctaa
- the LOC141716276 gene encoding protein DEHYDRATION-INDUCED 19 homolog 4-like produces the protein MREGNINNLAGGSNWAAAAAANTKADPLLSSFMYNPPKNDAQTSTEPRSSEKAPSVEETIIPSSSERKVQQPVLSDKDFEERTRRSQFVQGLLMSTFLDDDDGF, from the exons ATGCGGGAAGGAAATATCAATAATCTTGCTGGGGGATCTAATTgggctgctgctgctgctgctaatACAAAGGCTGATCCATTGTTGTCTTCTTTTATGTACAATCCACCCAAAAATGATGCACAAACAAGCACTGAACCTCGTTCTTCAGAGAAAGCTCCCTCAGTAGAAGAAACCATCATCCCGAGCTCCTCAGAAAG GAAAGTTCAGCAACCCGTGCTTTCGGACAAGGATTTTGAGGAGAGAACCCGTAGAAGCCAGTTTGTGCAAGGGCTGCTGATGTCAACTTTTCTTGATGATGACGATGGCTTCTAG
- the LOC141677983 gene encoding CST complex subunit TEN1, with the protein MASPAISFGALVTLKELTSTSPHFKEGASLRVTGKLQDYNVETAIAIINDGGATLQVDTQHLKINFRISSIYQFIGELHIDSPEEAVLKARVGRNVDGIDLNLYYQSLKLLQEFQSDQIRKQEA; encoded by the exons ATGGCATCCCCTGCAATAAGCTTTGGTGCATTGGTTACTTTGAAAGAACTGACGTCCACAAGTCCACACTTTAAGGAAGGGGCATCTCTTCGAGTTACTGGCAA GCTACAAGACTACAATGTGGAGACTGCAATCGCTATAATTAATGATGGAGGTGCCACTCTACAAGTTGATACTCAGCACCTGAAAATTAACTTTCGAATTAGTTCCATCTATCAATTCATCGGCGAACTCCATATTGATTCCCCAGAGGAG GCAGTACTAAAGGCAAGAGTGGGTAGAAACGTAGATGGCATCGATCTTAATCTATATTACCagtctctaaagcttttacaagAATTCCAATCTGATCAAATCCGTAAGCAGGAAGCATAA